From the genome of uncultured Bacteroides sp., one region includes:
- a CDS encoding helix-turn-helix domain-containing protein: MSDLENKKQEEAPKKRPYNLREKKEKKAAYRSLIRPELADELYDRILNIVVVQKKYKDPDYSAKDLAKELQTNTRYLSAVVNSRFGMNYSCLLNEYRVKDAMHLLTDKRYSDKNVEEISAMVGFANRQSFYAAFYKNVGETPNGYRKKFLDKNR; this comes from the coding sequence ATGAGTGATTTAGAAAACAAAAAGCAGGAGGAAGCTCCTAAAAAACGCCCTTATAATTTAAGGGAGAAGAAAGAAAAAAAGGCTGCTTACAGATCTTTAATTAGACCTGAGTTGGCTGATGAGTTGTACGACAGGATATTGAATATCGTTGTAGTACAGAAGAAGTACAAAGATCCCGATTATTCGGCAAAAGATTTAGCCAAAGAGTTGCAGACCAATACTCGCTACCTTTCGGCTGTAGTAAATTCCCGCTTCGGAATGAACTACTCTTGTTTGTTGAATGAATATAGGGTGAAAGATGCTATGCATTTGTTGACGGATAAAAGATACTCCGACAAGAATGTAGAAGAGATTAGCGCAATGGTTGGTTTTGCTAACCGCCAGTCTTTTTATGCTGCTTTTTACAAAAACGTAGGTGAGACACCTAACGGATATCGTAAGAAATTCTTAGATAAGAACAGGTAA